The DNA sequence TTGAACATAATCTAATTAAGATAGAGTATTCCAGATATGAGGTCATGAAATTATGAAGAAGGCTTTGTGACAGATATGACCTGTAATGATTCAcaatcacagaaaaaataagACAATAAGCTTGCattgatatttaaaaacaggGACTTGCATTGATATTTAAATCTAAAAAGCATACTTCTGTTTGTATTTACcagcatacatttaaatgaagaatCTGCTTCTAACATCTCAGCAATCAAATGGTGTTAGTTTGGAGAACAAGTTGTTGCTGAAGCATCATCATGAAGCGCATGTTTCAGGGCATCAGGCAGATCTCACAGAGCCTGTACTGTGtcctctgctgctctgctctgtaaCAGAGACAAGGTCTCTTTCTTTGCTTTCTATTTCACATCCTGGCAGGGAACAAGCCTTTGATATGACAAGAGCTTTGTTCCACCCAAAGACCTAttatatagcgagaagagtcCTTTGTCCTGAGTGAGTAACAATGGCAAATAGACATTTCGAGCTCAAGAAGAGGATAAGTCTGCCCCATTTTGTGTGACCGCATCACCATACACAACTGTGAAATCGAAGAAATGCACAAATGTTATGATCCATTAATCACCAAAAAGATGCTGCATGGAGATACAGCTAAGATCAGGGATTGGttctgttaaataaaaacaaaattctgaaatgtattattcTGCCCCCTGGCTTATGCCAATGTCTGTTTATGAATATTTCCCAAAACAGTAGGACCGTACTGTTTCTGTGAGGTTTTacagtgtattttttgtatttttcagtatGCTCTGCCTGATGTAGTACAATACAGTGTAGCTATGCtaagaataaatattttgcaGGATTTGACCTGCATAGTTATTAGGGCCGGAGGAAAATTCAGCCTATAAAGGTTCAGCTGCCACGCACAGTGTGGACTGGATTAAGGTGAAATGACCTATCCACTCCATGGTTGACCCCAGGCAATTCAGCACAGTGATTGTTCTCCGATCTTAAATACGCAGTCTCGTTCAGCCTCAAAGGTACGAAGAAAAAAGAAGCCTAGAAAACTAGTATCAAGTTGCAGGAAAACATTGAAAATTAGTGAGACCAAAGTTTCAGTTCTTCTGTGTTGGGGGCTGTGAACAATGGCAGCTTTCTGCTGGAGTGCAACTTCAAAGGTCTGCAGAATGACTGCTCTGAGTTATACTTTGTTGTAGATCACTGAGGAAATTCACAGATGTTGTTCTCATACGAGACACTATTATAGCAGTTCAAGTACCCAGTAGCCTCcagcatgtctctctctctgtctctttctctctctctttcttttttctctctcttcctcttcctccttccttgCCTCCTCTAGTGCAAGACAGATGTGGAGCCTGCACTCTCTCTTCTCTTGGCCCAAAGAATAGAATTTTAATATAAGTGGATTGAATTTTAGAAACGTATTGAAGTTTATGTTTTGtatgttaattgtttttcattcttaaaacacaataaactaTTTAATGACTTGTCCCTGGAGAAGGACAATGTAATTCTATTCTTaaaccagattttaaaaattgatttataCTTTTGTTCAGTATAACTCACatgaaatgtgacaaaaaatatatttagtgtGCATAGagaattttcttttaaacaggTTGTAGGaagaaatgtatatttcagtgtctaattatttttattttggcttgttatttttttatgttgtgaGATCACCATTTCCTTGTTGAGCCTCAGCAGATATATTCACAGACAATACTTTCTGTGGATTTATTCATGGATGGATAAACAGATTTGTTGCTTTATGCACTTTAGTCACCTTACATTATACCCTTGTTTTACAGGTTGCGTTCTCTGAAGCCTATGTCTACCAGAAAAGGAAGAGATTTTTGAATAGGCCCACATGCCTGTTTCCAACAATAAAGGAATTCTGGTTTACATTATAGTTCGTTCATGGCTGAGATTATGCAGAAAAGTTAGTTAAGTAAAGTTAGTTTGTGAAAGGGATTATGcagttaattttgtttaaaaacacaatgtcGCTAATAGAATTTGTGCAAAGAATTAAAAGATTAGTATTTGACACAATGTGAAACATAcgtaataaaaacatttttttcattgttgtaGAAGTGTATATTTAGGTTTTTCCTGGGAAGTCTTGTGGTAATAAATAATTTACCTGTTTAATGCAAATGTGTTCCTTTCCATTTCATGGCTGTCTATTTTCACAGTTACTGAAACTTCAGCAAAATAGATAGGATGTGTTGTGTCTGAAGTTTGTCAGACTATGCAAATTGAATCTCAAGCATTGCTCCTATTTATATATTAACATGGCAAGGCACAGTATATAAACCAAATACTGTTCTATATTTTATGTGTCAAAAATTGACAGAATGTTATAGCTGCACAGCAGCCTTGTCCGTAAACTGGTCATTGTGTTGGATTTACTTGATGGCAAGAACTGATACTGTACCCAAAATGTGGGAAAATTATACTTTAACCAATGTAATCTCATTAGGCCAATGGTACTCAAACTCAATCCCGGGGGGCCTAATGTAtattggtttttgttccaactgtaattgcaatcccagaattttaataaccTGTTAAATATTCTTAATTAGGTATTTTCcacattatatcagaaatagctatgcatgccatgccGAAAAAAATTCCCACGTTcacattgtgtttattgtgctatattgcaaacaattgcataaaaagaggttaattatttttaactgataaaattaaagactgaggtaaatcaataggctcctaagtGATGAAAGTGTCGACACTTGACCACTAAAGCTgaccatctggaagataatgaagaattcaaagacaaagcaaatgataacatGCCAACCCTGCACTTTGTTAAttagtttgatttttttttaatgtaggaTTGAACATGGAAATGTTATAATGTGTCTGAAGAGACTAAATAATCACTGTAAAAAAGAACCtttagaaaaatgaacagcttgttaaaatgatGGGATTGTAACTGTGGTTTGGAACAAAATCCAGTATACATAGGGGACCTCCGaactgagtttgggaaccactgcgttagctattacattatatttggcagacgcttttatccaaagcgacgtacaaaaagtgcatttcatggtcatagacaactactaaacacaagttcagtaagatacaatacttaagTTAGGCGATGCTTAAAGTGTTTGCCCGGTGCTACCCTTAACCCAACTGACAGATACTACAGAAACGTGTTCTTATTTTTCACACAGGACATACCAAATAATCTCATAGAAGCTATTTATTCATTGCAGCCTACATATAACTCCGCATGAGTCTTTCCACAATTGGAAAAAAAGCTGTATCTTGTCACATAAATTATCACCTGGATGTTCTTCTGAATATATAGCCACTGCGTAATTTGTAACAGAACGTTGTTTCGGTTACAGTTGCCACTGAAATTAAAAGCAGGTACGTATTTCCACAAATAGAATTTTTCAAAATCTATTTTGAAGTTTAGTGACCGCGTAGCTCTGCAGGAATtccccttctccctgactctgTGTGGAGCCGTGGGAGAGAACTTGACACACTAATCCCTTCAAAGCAACCGGTCTCTAAAATCTGCAGCTCCAACGGCTTCAGAGGACAGCGATTGTTTCAACAGGAAAGCCAAATAAAGATCTGTGTTGGTATTTAAGACTGTAGTCGTAATACAATTGAACCTAACTATTGTTAAGAATTAGTGTTTTTTGTCAACTTTGAAGTTTTGGTTAATCCTCAGAAACAATAGTTTGGAGTTTTATCAAGTGTATTGTATCTTGTTAAAATTGTAGATAAGATTGTCATGTTAAAGAAGCATGCTTCGCCTGTAAAGTTTCcaactaaatacattttacgTGTACGCGTGTGAATATATAGGATTCTGTTTTCCTGCAGCGTCTTAATTCGATGAGATTTAGTTGTCCAGAGGGAGGAGTGTGGTTTAGGGCTGTTCAGCAGGCgaataatttgaaaactgttTCCACTTTTTTGAAGATAGGAAGGaactcctccctctccaggCTTTTGCTTTGGCGTCATCTTTTATAACAGAGCCGTCAAGTTCgaacagtaaatatttttaaccGAATGTGACCTGTGACAGGTGTCCACATATAGAGCGTCTCTCAATCAAGTTTGTGGATTTACGCTTCCTTTCCGTGAGTTATGTTTGTGATataggaaaataatatttgacGATATTCAACTactttaattaatcaaaaataCAAACCAAAGGAAAAATTGTTAATGTAAAATGGAACTTATTAACTTGTTCTTAAagctgtatttcattttaagatCTGATTTACAGCTGAATGGCTCTAATGGTGACTACAGACGGGAAAGTACACAGTCATTAGATCAAAGGCATCATTAAAAGAGTTAGTTCACAACTCGGGCTGTAACACTtaagcagaataaaaaatagTGTTAATTTGCATATTCACTATTCCATATGCATTATAAGTCTCAGACGGTATGAGCCCAACAGGAACTGTTCCATATGTGTTTTGTTTCTATATATTGACAGATGCACAAAGCCTTATACAGTACAAAATTTACGCAGTGCGAAACGGTGAACTTCATGTTGAGTCACTTTTTATTGTTTCACCAAATACTCCTTGTTGCTTTAAATTATCCAGCAGCGACATAGTAGATGATTTCCATAGATAACAATGTCACATTGTTGCATAAGGCTCTGCTACAAATCCttaattacaaaaaaggggATCAGATGACTAGAGCACCGAATACCGGGGTCTCCAGGCGGCATGGGGGTCTTTGATCAAGAAAATCCAATTATTTGTGTATATACATTTCCCACATAGTTATTACTTCATTAATTGTCCCGCCTTTATCTCCTCCCTTCCCATCCCCCTAATAATCAGTTCTTTTATCCAGACCAACAAACACACCATAGGAGCTTTGTGGATTCAAAGGATTTGCTTTCCCTTCTCAAAGAGCCGCTATTCTTTGATGATTGGGCAGCGGCAAACTTCAAAGTAATAAATCTTATTTCTGACTGGCTGGCGGCCCACCAAAGTCCTTATCAAATTCTAAGAAGTGATCCCTCACTCTTCAGATAGTCCAAGGATATCTGGAGAAGACGGAGCGCagaagggagagaagggagagacgATTACATGAAGACACTTTTGGTTATTTTACGTTTCTCTGAAATtgtttaagtcttttttttttttttttttcaaaacaaaaaaaaaagttggccatggcagcagtagcagtactGCGAAACGATGCACTCCAGGCTTTTCTCCAGGTTTGTACATTGCTTTTCCCGAGAATGTTGCTGATAATTTCTATACGCTATGAGAGCATTTATCATCTTAATATTATATAACTGAAGGTTATTTTTTAGTTTCTTACAAAAATTAGTTTGCATTATCAATTGGACTGGTACACACTTAAACAATATGCAACCATACAAACGAACCTACTGTACATATCTAAATTCACTTCTGATATATTCTGTAGACGCATGTCCTGGCACACAGTTCTTTTTTTCAGgataattttaatgttttgttacCCCtgcgaacgttacattcatcgATACCTTTCCAACATACTTTATCGCAAAAATAACTGCAATATCATTAACGATATATTCGATAATTTCATCCCTTTttcatgtaggcctacactTCGCGGTGTAGGCTACTTAATGTGACATTTCTAATCCTACAGGATCGTACTCCAAACTCCTCGCCGGAGACCAAGAATTCTCCTCTAGCACTTCTAGCGGCCACTTGTAACAGGATTGGACATTACCACGGATCAAATCCATCCGATTTTCTGCAAGTCCCATATGAGACCACCCTCGGTTCTCCTTCGCGAATTTTCCACCCTTGGAGTAACGAAGGAAACCCACAATGTGCTTTATCAACAAATTCCTCTTTGGCGCTGTCCCCCAAATCTCAGCTGTCTGCACACATTCAGTCCTCCTTTAATTCTCACCACGAACTCCCTCTGACCCCGCCAGCCGAGCCTTCATATCCGTACGACTTCTCCCCAGTGAAGATGCTACCAAGTTCCATGCAATCATTACAATCCAGCTGCCCTCCCACGTACGTGCCCGCTGTTACATACGCAACGACAGCAATTGCGCCTACAATGACAAGTTTTGTTCCTGGACACGCTGGCCTTATCCATCAGCAGCCAATGCAGTTGTCACCAAATCCAGTAGAGGACATTCCGTGGTGGAGCCTTCAACAAGGAAATCCCGTCAATCATCCGTCATCACTTGCTTCGCATAGGTTCCCTCTCCAGAGGAGCTTAGTCCTGGGTCATTCGGAATTTGCCCAATATCAGACTCAAATAGCTGCCCTCCTTCACACGAAGTCTCCCCTTGCCACTGCCCGGAGGTGTCGGAGATGTAGGTGTCCGAATTGCCAATCTTCCAGCTCCAATGACGAGCCAGGAAAAAAGAAGCAACACGTCTGTCATATTCCCGGGTGTGGGAAAGTTTATGGAAAAACTTCCCATCTCAAAGCACATTTAAGGTGGCATTCAGGGGAGAGACCGTTCGTATGTAACTGGCTGTTTTGTGGCAAGAGCTTCACTCGGTCCGACGAACTCCAGAGGCACCTTAGGACACATACAGGAGAAAAGCGCTTTGTTTGCCCGGAGTGTTGCAAAAGGTTCATGAGGAGTGATCATCTGGCCAAACATGTCAAAACGCATCAGAACAAAAAGAGCAAACCGCACGTTAGTGAATAGACTATTGTCTATATTTCTAATAACAATGACAAAGTGCAAAATTGGAATATGACTTTTTTTGGAAGATCGTGTTTGACAGTTCCCAATAACTGAACAAAATCGCTCATTCCAATGACTGTCCGGAATGGACGGTGTTGCTTTTGTAAAGTGTAAATACgatttcaaatgtaaatctTTGTTCGCCGACCAGAGCTTTTCAAAAGTTTAATGTTTCATCAGCTGATCTCCCATGTAGCTATGTATTATGTCCAGTAAAACAAGTTTTAGAACTTGTTTTTCGATCATTGTCTTCGGTCGAAGATTAAcgtttttgtaaatgttatttaaaagctTTTGTTGAATGAAAGTGTCCGAAACGTTTTCGCTCCATGCGGGGTATCTTAGCATGCTTTTGAAAATAAGTTCCAAATACttgtgtgaaaaataaagaattcaTGAATTCATCTTTTTggcaagagaaagaaaaagagttgCCTGTTGCAAAGTAACTTCAAGCGATTTGAAAGCAAAATGATCAACAAGGATAGTTTGGCAGTCGAGTTGTGACAGAAATAGACATAGGCTATAAAACCATATAGGCTATAGGATTTCTCAAAATTGTAGCTGTTAATTGTTACTAGTTGCATACGTTTTGATGACTTACCTGCCTGGAAAAAGTTGAGACCGATGgtccagtgagagagagagagagaggctggaggCTACCGGGTACTTGAACTGCTATAATAGTGTAGGCTTTTTTGAGGTTTGTAATGTTATAGTAGTATTCAAAGGTGTAATCGGTAATACTTAAGGTAGAGTCAGTATAAATGTAACTGTTCTTCTATCCTTCTAATTTAGCTAATTTACTCAGACAAGATGATTAAATTTAGCTTCCAACGGTTTTGACATGTCAATAGTCATTAGGCCTACCCGTTTTAATTACGTTCAAAATTTAATCGAAACCAAAGTAGAAGCAGCCCGGTTACATTAATTTGGCCTAGTTGGAAACTCATTTCTGAAGGACAGATGCCAGCTTAAAATCAtgcatgatttgatttattctaaataaaaaaataatgcattaaatCCGAAAATTACTTTCGGAACAGATGTTTACTTACCTCGTTCAAAAACTGCCTTTTAGCAATATTTCCCACGAAGGTTGTCGAATTGGTCTTCTCTTTTGATACAcggtagaggactgaattgctcctgaacaaacctgaaatggcaaTCTTAGCAGCAGTGTACAAAAATCTATTGGCCGTTTTACAGTTatgatgcattacatttatacagactcTTCCCAATAATATTACCCCCATATCGTTTGAAATTTCGCTTGTTGTTCCGGTTTAAgcaatatcaataaaaatgtaattaaacattaaaaccatGGTAGAATAATGCTTGGAATCGAGTCAAACCCGTTTTTGACGTGTACCttttactttaatattttaagtGAAAAATAGAGTTGGCACCAGTCTTACAGACTATTTCAATGCTTTTGTgattgataaaaacaaaattctgaatatgtaagattcagaaataaaattcagaaGTGTCCAGGCTGCAGATACAATTGATTGCAGAGGACGATGTTCCACCACTGAGCGCTTGAGATGAATGTTACCAACAGCTGTGCAATGCGCGAGCAAAATTCCAATGACCGATCAAAGTAGCAGTGAACAACTTGGGTCTTTCCTGGTTGTGGACGTATTTTCACGAGGCAAATTTGGTGCACTCCTGTTTACTTAAATCGTTTGTACACATTGTATGGACACCTGGAAAATGACAGATTACTATGTTTAGCTAACTAGACTATTTCTAGGCAACTGGAACCCTTCCTCCCTGCCGCAAATTTGATACCTGCGGAGACATGAAGTTTGTATTAAATATGATGGACAGTTTATGGATCAtcagttaaaataaaaccagacaTGCATCATATAACTTAGCCCCAAAAGAATTAATACACCCCATGAGGTTGAATTATGTCCGTTGGATATTTATAATTCAAATACACATTCCTATTTGTCACAATATCTGTAATATCTAGTAGCCTTGTGTGcctcttcattttttctttaatgtttttgcCATGGATAGTAGGCAATAATTAATCATGCTGAAGGTCAGTCAAATTGGTCAAagagtaaaatataaaatctccAAGTAAAAAAATTGAGTGGCATGGAGTGTGGCATGTTCATTGCAAAGGAGAAAAACATGGTCACAGATATCACTGAACTATAATACACAGATACTTTGCATAACTATAATCTTGGCTGACCAGAGTACATGTAGAATTGTGGGCAAATGTGGGACAGTGCTGCACACTCCCAGTGCCAAGGTTTCATGTTTGTCAGGAAAAAACCCAGTTTTACATTTATGGAACACACAAAGGTGTGCATAcatacgtgtgtctgtgtgcgtgtgtgtccttttCATATGTCCTCCTGAGACCTGGtagtaaaaaatattattatttgttattgtttgacATAATACATGTGTcttggatgaaaaaaaacacattgcagtaagaatatttccaaaaatattgaatattatttaatttatattgaaTATCACTTATGTAGGTTTTAgcatatacaccgatcagcctcaacattaaaaccagctgcatttttctgcttttttctgatttgatattttattttctctgtttgtgatcaaacaattcacacgtggtcaaagtgcagactcagagcttttattaaagggtatacttatacattttggtttcaccatgtagtaattacagcactttttatacatagtcccccattttagtgttttagacaaattagcataatgtcaaataaaagagtcat is a window from the Anguilla anguilla isolate fAngAng1 chromosome 3, fAngAng1.pri, whole genome shotgun sequence genome containing:
- the sp5a gene encoding transcription factor Sp5a; protein product: MAAVAVLRNDALQAFLQDRTPNSSPETKNSPLALLAATCNRIGHYHGSNPSDFLQVPYETTLGSPSRIFHPWSNEGNPQCALSTNSSLALSPKSQLSAHIQSSFNSHHELPLTPPAEPSYPYDFSPVKMLPSSMQSLQSSCPPTYVPAVTYATTAIAPTMTSFVPGHAGLIHQQPMQLSPNPVEDIPWWSLQQGNPVNHPSSLASHRFPLQRSLVLGHSEFAQYQTQIAALLHTKSPLATARRCRRCRCPNCQSSSSNDEPGKKKQHVCHIPGCGKVYGKTSHLKAHLRWHSGERPFVCNWLFCGKSFTRSDELQRHLRTHTGEKRFVCPECCKRFMRSDHLAKHVKTHQNKKSKPHVSE